TGTTTATCTTCGCCTTCGATTGTCGAGATCAAGCAAGACCGAAGCCACCCACTTAATCCTTATCCTCTAAATTTTCGCCTGAGACCCGAGGCTCATTTCAGACTATCTCCGATATTGCTGCACCACCTGATCGGAAAGCTTCGGAGCAACAGCATCCGGGTGATGTCACGTCCCCACAACTTTTGCAGGGATTAAGCTTGAATCTACTATACTTCGATTAAGCAGCGAGAGCGTAATTATTTTCGCCAGTTAATTGTTCGTTGTCTGAGATTTAAGTGCAAGCCAACCACGCACTACATGCTTACAAACCACTTCTGCCCGCTGTCAAAACCGGTCAGCCCCATGATTTGTGAATACAAAGATACGAAGAATCTCCGTATCTCCGTACTCTGTTTAGTTTTTTTATTCTATTACGCCAATTTCACGGAACCAGTCTTCAGCTCTGTCAGGCCATTCATTGACTGCTGCCCCGGTATCTCGCAGACCATAACCATGTCCGCCTTTACTATACAAATGCATCCAGGCAGGCACACCTGCTTCTTTCAAGGCATAATAATAGAAAAGGCTGCTGTTAATATATGACTTATCGTCTTCTGCCTGAATCAACATAGTCGGAGGTGTAGCCGGAGTTACCTTGAGCTCCGATGCCAACTGGAAGTTTTCACCATCCAGGTAAGCAGGATATACCAACAGGCAAAAATCCGGACGACAGCTAACCTTATCTGCTGCATCGACTGCCGGATAGGTTCTTTTTTCAAAGTTATTGCTAACCATAGCAGAAAGATGTCCCCCTGCAGAAAAGCCCATTACGCCAATACGCAGCGGATCCACATTCATCTCTTCTGCATGAGCTCTGACATAACCGATCGCACGTTGCAAATCCTGTAACGGAGCTTCATGTTTCTCACGACCTTCCCGGCGCGGAACACGATACTTAACCAATACCGCTGTTATTCCCAGGTTATTCAACCATTCACAAACTTCATCTCCTTCCAGGTCGTAAGCCAGAATATTGTAGCCGCCACCAGGGCATACAACCATTGCCGCACCTGTAGCCACTTCATCGGGAGCCGGATAAACCGTAATTGTCGGTTCGCTCACATTAGTTACGCGCAGAACAGTTTCACCACCGGTTTTTCCTCCGTCGGTATCAGCCTTTTCTATCAGCTTGGTAGTCTCACCCGGTGCTCCTTTCGGAAACAACAGGATCGGATTATCTTGTGCCATAACTGAACCTATTAAACAACTTGCCCCAACAAGCAGGAGCATACATTTTCTGATCATACACTACACTGTTTAAAGAATTTATAAGAACCATTATTTTTGAGGGAAATTCGGACTATATAGCACTGTCTTCTCCAATGTCATTAACTTGCCATCTTTCACAAACTCATCTCCCCGTTCCGAAAGATGTTTAACCATTTCTTCACGGAGTTCTTTCAATTGTTTACCATATTTGGAGTTCGCAGAGCAATCGACCAGTTCACCCGGATCTTTTACCAGGTCAAACAATTGTTCTTTTCCATTATGGAGGTTCCACACATATTTCAGTTTACCATCCGTCAAGGCACACCAATAATTGTCAGCACTGTAACAGGTCGCATGTTCCATATCGATATATTTACGCCATTCATTACCATGTCCCTGTACGAGTTTCAGTAACGAGCTACCATCCATATCAGGAGGAACTGCACCACCAGCCAGATCAATAAAAGTTGGAAGGAAGTCACGCAGTTCAACTGGCTGCTCGATCTTCGTTCCGGCAGGCACAGATTTCTCCACATATGAGGGCCATTTTACAATATACGGAATATGGGCAGAACCTTCATACGGATAAGTTTTTCTCCAATGATAATGGTCGCCCAGCATATCACCGTGATCAGCCGTGAAACAGATTACTGCATCATCATACATTCCTTTTTCTTTCAATGCAGTAATAATCTGCCCTATCTGATCGTCAATGAAAGTAATATTGGCATAATAATACTTTCTGGAATTAACCGCATATTCATCTCCAAAATTACCAAAAGGAGCATCAGAAGCTGCCTTCTCAGGATCAAGACGCTCTGCATACTGCCCACACCAGTCTCCGATAAACGGCTTAGGTATATCTGCATTCTTATACATATCCAGATAACGCTTAGGAGGATCATAAGGACTATGCGGACGAGCAAAAGAGACCTTCAGGAATAAAGGTTTATCATTATCGTAATTACGAATCAGTTCACAAGCAGTCTGCCCGGTCCATGTTGTCGGATGCAGGCGTTCATCCAACTTATAAATGCCGGCTCCATGATCATTCCAGCCAATTCCCGTCAGGTCAGGATTCTTGCCCGGAGCATTCAACTGAAACCATTCCCGATAATCGCTGATAAAATCTTTTGATTCAACTCTACCACTTTCATCGATCAATGTGGCATGAAAACCATGAAGAGCTTTCTGTGGGAACCAATGCATCTTTCCAATGCCGAATGTAAAATAACCCAGATTACGCAACATCTGAGGCATTTCATATTTATATTGTTCAGCCATTCTGCCATAGCCTAACATTCCATGATGCCAGGGAGACAAACCGGTCAACAAACCGGCACGTCCGGGCGTACTACTGGGAGCTGAAGAATAGCCGTTTACAAACAATGTTCCCTCTGCAGCCAGTTTATCCAGATTAGGAGAGATTACAGCTTTATTTCCCATGCAGCCTAATGCATCTCCACGATGCTGGTCAGTCATAATAAATATGACATGAGGTTTCTTCTTTATTTCCCTTTGTTCATTATTCTGTTCACTTAAGGAAGAAACGGCAGATTGGGCAGAATGATTGAATCCAACTCCTGCACCTGCTAATAGTGACGATTTAAGAAAGGCTCTTCTTTTCATTATATGTTTTTCTATAAATACTGATTTAGATAGCGAAGATAAATATCTTATTTGATTCATGCAATTAGAAGAGAGTTAATATTCTCGGGGAGAATAAAACAAAAAAAGGAGTTCACTCTTTCGAATGAACTCCTTTCTGTCTTTCAGCTTTCGCCTGAATAAAACGGCGGCTATCTACTCTCCCACTTTTACGCAGTACCATCGACGTGGTTGGGCTTAACTTCTCTGTTCGGAATGGGAAGAGGTGGATCCCCAACGCTATAACCACCTTAATACCTTTTAAGATGTTTGACTTTGGACAACGTTACTTTAACGTAACCATAGAGCGAATCAATAATTGTCAATTCTCAATTGTCAATTGTCAATTTTCAATTCTTCAGATATATCAACCCTTTCTCCGGAAAAGAAAGTCTCGGGCTATTAGTACTACTCGGCTTCGACATTACTGCCCTTACACCTGTAGCCTATCAACGTCGTAGTCTACAACGACCCTTGAGGGATATCTCATCTTGAGGCTGGCTTCGTACTTAGATGCTTTCAGCACTTATCCAATCCAAACTTAGCTACCCGGCGGTGCACCTGGCGGTACAACCGGTAAACCAGGGGTCTGTCCAACACGGTCCTCTCGTACTAGTGTCAGAGCCTCTCAAATATCCTACGCCCACGATAGATAGAGACCGAACTGTCTCACGACGTTCTGAACCCAGCTCGCGTGCCACTTTAATGGGCGAACAGCCCAACCCTTGGGACCTTCTCCAGCCCCAGGATGTGACGAGCCGACATCGAGGTGCCAAACCGCTCCGTCGATATGAGCTCTTGGGAGCGATCAGCCTGTTATCCCCGGAGTACCTTTTATCCTTTGAGCGATGGCCCTTCCATGCGGAACCACCGGATCACTATGCTCTAGTTTCCTACCTGATCGAGTTGTATCTCTCCCAGTCAAGCACCCTTATGCCATTACACTCTACGACCGGTTACCAATCGGTCTGAGGGTACCTTTAGAAGCCTCCGTTACTCTTTTGGAGGCGACCACCCCAGTCAAACTACCCACCATACAGTGTCCTCGCTTCCGCGAGTTAGAACTCAAACAACCAAAGGGCCGTATTTCAACGACGGCTCCACAAACACTGGCGTACCTGCTTCATAGCCTCCGGCCTATCCTACACATTAGTTGCCCAAATTCAATGTAAAGCTATAGTAAAGGTTCACGGGGTCTTTTCGTCCCATCGCGGGTAATCGGCATCTTCACCGATACTACAATTTCACCGAGCTCACGGTTGAGACAGTGTCCAGATCATTACACCATTCGTGCAGGTCGGAACTTACCCGACAAGGAATTTCGCTACCTTAGGACCGTTATAGTTACGGCCGCCGTTTACTGGGGCTTCAATTCAAAGCTTCTCTTGCGATGACTTCTCCTCTTAACCTTCCAGCACCGGGCAGGTGTCAGGCTGTATACTTCATATTTCTATTTCGCACAGCCATGTGTTTTGTTAAACAGTTGCCTGGACCTATTCTCTGCGCCCTACCTTTCAGTAGGGACCCTTTATCCCGAAGTTACAGGGTCAATTTGCCTAGTTCCTTAACCGTGAATCACTCGAGCGCCTCAGTATTCTCAACCCAACTACGTGTGTCCGTTTACGGTACGGGTACTTTATGAATATGCTTAGCGGATTTTCTAGGGAGCCTGTTTACGTCCATATTGCCTTGTACAAGTACGCGGCATACTGTCAGGTTCGACTCTCATGGCGGATTTGCCTACCACGATCGACGTCTACACCCTTTAACCATCTATTCCGTCAGATGGCAGGACTGTCACTTCTCCGTCTCCACATCGCTCCATAAAGTAGTATGGGAATATTAAACCATTCTTCCATCGGAATCGCCGTTCGGCTTATCCTTAGGTCCCGACTTACCCTGATCCGATTAACGTTGATCAGGAAACCTTAGTCTTTCGGCGAGGAAGTTTCTCACTTCCTTTATCGTTACTTATACCTACATTTGCTTTTCCAAAAGCTCCAGCAAGGGTTATCCCTTACCTTCTACGCCACTGGAATGCTCCCCTACCATGTCTTACGACATCCATAGCTTCGGTAAACAGTTTATGCCCGAGTATTATCCACGCCAAACTCCTCGACTAGTGAGCTGTTACGCACTCTTTAAATGAATGGCTGCTTCCAAGCCAACATCCTAGCTGTCTCTGCAGTCTGACTTCGTTAGTTCAACTTAACTGTTATTTGGGACCTTAGCTGATGGTCGGATTCTTCTCTCGGACGACGCGGACCTTAGCACCCGCGCCCTCACTCCAGGGCAATATATAATACGCATTCGGAGTTTATCTGGACTTGATAGGCGGTGAAGCCCTCGCATCCAATCAGTCGCTCTACCTCATATTATACTAACCCTAGGCTGCACCTAAATGCATTTCGGGGAGTACGAGCTATCTCCAAGTTTGATTAGCCTTTCACCCCTACCCACAGTTCATCCGAAAGCTTTTCAACGCTTACCGGTTCGGTCCTCCAGTTAGTGTTACCTAACCTTCAACCTGACCATGGGTAGATCACTTGGTTTCGCGTCTACTCCCTCCGACTATACCGCCCTGTTCAGACTCGCTTTCGCTTCGGCTCCGTGACTGAATCACTTAACCTTGCCGGAGAAAGTAACTCGTAGGTTCATTATGCAAAAGGCACGCCGTCACAACCTTAAGGCTGCTCCGACCGCTTGTAGGCAGACGGGTTCAGGGTCTATTTCACTCCTCTGTTCGAGGTTCTTTTCACCTTTCCCTCACGGTACTGGTTCGCTATCGGTCTCTCGGGAGTATTTAGCCTTACGGGATGGGCCCCGCTAATTCACACAGAATTCCTCGTGCTCCGCGCTACTCAGGATACCACTAGGCTTCGTCAGAAAGTCGTGTACGGGATTTTCACCCTCTTTGATCGCTTTTTCCAAAGCGTTCCACTTTCCTGATTTCTTGCCACAACGTGGTCCTACAACCCCGGTATTGCCTAAACAATACCGGTTTGGGCTCTTCCGCGTTCGCTCGCCACTACTTGCGGAATCATTTTTATTTTCTCCTCCTATGGGTACTTAGATGTTTCAGTTCCCCACGTTCGCTCCTCTTACGAGGTGACAGGCCTTCAACCTGCCGGGTTGCCCCATTCGGAAATCCGAGGATCAAGGATTATTTGCATCTCCCCCCGGCTTATCGCAGCTTATCACGTCCTTCATCGCCTCCGAGAGCCAAGGCATCCACCGTCTGCCCTTGCTTACTTTCTTTTTTCCGGTCACATCTCTGTGAATCGGATTGATATATCTTCAGCTTGCTCTTGTTACTTTATTTTACGTTGTCCATCATGTCAAAGATCTTTTTTGATTACTTTCGTTTCTTATGTCCCGGTAATCCTTTGTGTGGAGAATAACGGATTCGAACCGTTGACCCTCTGCGTGCAAGGCAGATGCTCTAGCCAGCTGAGCTAATCCCCCGTTTTCAATTGACAATTGATAATTAACAATTGACAATTATAGAACTCAAACTCTAATTGTCAATTGTGCATTGTCAATTGTCAATTATATTCGTAGTCCCAGGCAGAGTTGAACTGCCGACCTCTACATTATCAGTGTAGCGCTCTAACCAACTGAGCTATAGGACTGTCAACTTTGCCTTGGTTGCCCTCAGCATCATTTTTCTCTCTTACTTACTTTTTATCGTAAGTATGATCTATATTTTATACATATTCAACCGTAGTACAAGTTAACTAATACCTTTTAGTCAACCTGATAACGAATCCTTCGCTCCAGAAAGGAGGTGTTCCAGCCGCACCTTCCGGTACGGCTACCTTGTTACGACTTAGCCCCAGTCATCGGTTTTACCCTAGGCCGATCCTTGCGGTTACGGACTTTAGGTACCCCCAACTCCCATGGCTTGACGGGCGGTGTGTACAAGGCCCGGGAACGTATTCACCGCGCCATGGCTGATGCGCGATTACTAGCGAATCCAGCTTCACGAAGTCGGGTTGCAGACTTCGATCCGAACTGAGATGGGGTTTGGAGATTAGCATCCTGTCGCCAGGTAGCTGCCCTTTGTCCCCACCATTGTAACACGTGTGTCGCCCCGGATGTAAGGGCCGTGCTGATTTGACGTCATCCCCACTTTCCTCACAGCTTACGCCGGCAGTCTCTTTAGAGTCCTCAGCTCGACCTGTTAGTAACTAAAGATAAGGGTTGCGCTCGTTATGGCACTTAAGCCGACACCTCACGGCACGAGCTGACGACAACCATGCAGCACCTCGCAAATGGCTATTACTAGAAGAAGTGTTTCCACTCCGGTCCAAATGCGTTCAAACCCGGGTAAGGTTCCTCGCGTATCATCGAATTAAACCACATGTTCCTCCGCTTGTGCGGGCCCCCGTCAATTCCTTTGAGTTTCACCGTTGCCGGCGTACTCCCCAGGTGGATTACTTAACGCTTTCGCTGTAGAGCTTACACTGTATCGCAAACTCCTAGTAATCATCGTTTACTGCGTGGACTACCAGGGTATCTAATCCTGTTTGATCCCCACGCTTTCGTGCTTCAGTGTCAGTTATGGTTTAGTAAGCTGCCTTCGCAATCGGAGTTCTGCGTGATATCTATGCATTTCACCGCTACACCACGCATTCCGCCTACCTCAAACATACTCAAGTCCTCCAGTTTCAACGGCAATTTTATGGTTGAGCCACAAACTTTCACCGCTGACTTAAAAAACCACCTACGCACCCTTTAAACCCAATAAATCCGGATAACGCTCGGATCCTCCGTATTACCGCGGCTGCTGGCACGGAGTTAGCCGATCCTTATTCACAGGGTACATACAAAACGGGACACGTCCCGAACTTTATTCCCCTATAAAAGAAGTTTACGAACCATAGATCCTTCATCCTTCACGCGACTTGGCTGGTTCAGGCTCTCGCCCATTGACCAATATTCCTCACTGCTGCCTCCCGTAGGAGTCTGGTCCGTGTCTCAGTACCAGTGTGGGGGACCTTCCTCTCAGAACCCCTATCCATCGTGGACTTGGTGGGCCGTTACCCCACCAACTATCTAATGGAACGCATGCCCATCTATCAGCGATTACTCTTTAACAAATATCCCATGCGGGACCCCTGTTTTATGCGGTATTAGTCCGACTTTCGCCGGGTTATTCCCCTCTGATAGGCAGGTTGCATACGCGTTACTCACCCGTGCGCCGGTCGCCGGCGGAGTATTGCTACTCCCCGCTGCCCCTCGACTTGCATGTGTTAAGCCTGTCGCTAGCGTTCATCCTGAGCCAGGATCAAACTCTTCGTTGTTTAAATTGTTTATATCTTTGCTCAGAATCCGTTAGTTTATTTTCAAGTTTTTGACGGTATTAATTTTTAATACTTGTACTACTTGTTGATATGTAAATCTTTCAAAGAACTTTCGCTCATCTTTCGATTGCGGCTGCAAAGGTAAGGACTTTATTTTAACCGGCAAATTTTTCAGAAGAAAAATTCAAAGTTTTTTTCGAGTCGCTGCGGCGGTTGGAATCTTGCTTAGAATCTCTAACCTCATCCCCTTTCCACAGGTTACCCCTTTCATCATGTTGGTGCGCCGTTCTCTCTCGAATGCGGGTGCAAAAGTAGTGCTTTACAACATACACTCCAAATATTTTACCAAATATTTTGTATTTATTTTTTCATCAAAGACGTTGTAATATAATGTACGTACGAAAAAGAAAAGAAATACGGGCATAAACGAAACCGACACGGATAAATCAGCAGAAATTAACCTCGCTCATTCTGTTGCTAAGTCTAAACCGGTACAATCCATAAGCAGGAAGAAGAACAAGGATGCCGTTCATTGTGTATTTACATTCCAAACGGTTTGCCTTTCGACAGCTGTGGGAAGATATTTCGATAGCTGTCGAAAGGCTTTCCCATAGCTATCGAAAGGCCTTCCCACAGCTGTCGAAAGGCAAATTGTTTGAGAGACCAATAAGCATTCATCATTATATATTCTTTTACACTTCGCATAGGAAGTTTACGACTCCCTGGTATTCAGCACCGTTCTTCGTTAAGATATTATCAGAAGGCCAAATAAACAAGCGGAAAACAACAATTAGTATCAATAAGTTAACTATATTTGCTGTCTGATAAAAATAACGCGACACAGATATGAAACAGTTTTTTAAAATGATGTTCGCCTCAGCATTAGGAGTTTTCGTTGCTGTTGGCCTGATTTCCATTGTATTTGTATTTACTTTGATTGGCATCGCCACCAGTATGAGCAGCACACCTGACTATACTCCTAAAAGTAATACCGTTTATAAACTAACACTTGACGGTAGTTTGTCTGACAATATTCAGGAGAATCCTATCGCTATGCTGATGGGAGAAACAGAAAAAGCTCTTTCTTTAAAAGATATATTATCTACAATTCAAACCGCGAAAGAGAATAAGAACATTAAAGGTATATATATAGAAGCAAAATCACTGAGCACAGGTACAGCCAGCCTTGAAGCCATCCGTAGAGCTTTAGTGGACTTTAAAGATAGCGGTAAATTCATTGTCGCTTATTCCGACAATTATACACAAGGGTGTTATTATCTTTGTTCTGTTGCCGATAAAGTATTTCTGAATCCCCAGGGTACTTTAGGATTAATCGGAATGGCATCACAAACGATGTTCTACAAAGAACTACTCAAAAAAGTCGGCGTAGATATGATGATCTTCAAAGTCGGCACCTACAAAGGAGCTGTAGAACCTTTTATGCTCGACAAATTGAGTGATGCCAACCGCGAACAGATTCAGTCATACATGGGCAGTATTTGGGAAAATGTAACAACAGGCATTGCAGAAGCCAGAAATATACCGGTAATTGATATTAATAATTTCGCCAACGAGGGTTATGCTTTCGCTGCTGCGGAAAAAGCTGTTGAATGCGGCCTAATAGACGAATTAAAGTATCGTACTGAAGCCGAAGAATACATTAAAGAGCTGGCTGGTCAAAGTGACAAACGCCTGCAGACTGCGGATATATCCAAAATTAAAAGTATTAAAACAATCGATCGCGAAAAAACAGACCGCATTGCAATCTTATATGCAGAAGGAGAGATCAAACCGGAACAACCTTCTTCTCCATACAACGCAGAACAGGCTATCACGGAAAAGGTTGCCAACGAACTGATCAAACTCAAAAATGATGAAAATGTAAAAGCTGTTGTTTTTCGCGTGAACTCTCCGGGCGGCAGTGCTTTTGTCTCCGAACAGATCTGGCGTCAGGTAGTAGAACTGAAAAAGGTAAAACCAATCGTAGTCTCCATGGGTGACGTTGCCGCCTCAGGGGGATATTATATTTCATGTGCCGCAAGCAAAATAGTTGCTGAACCCAACACGCTGACAGGATCGATCGGCATCTTTGGTATTTTCCCGAATGTAACCGGTTTATTCAATAAATTATCTCTTACAACAGATATTGTAAAAACCAATACATATGCCGATCTGGGAGATATGAGCCGCCCGATGCGTGAAGACGAGAAAATTCTGATCCAGTCGTTCGTAGAAAGAGGTTATGATACGTTCCTTACCCGTTGTGCCGATGGCCGTGACATGAGCAAAGAGGCTATCAATGAGATCGGACAAGGTCGTGTCTGGACCGGTGAACAGGCTAAAGAACGTGGATTGGTAGATGAGCTAGGGGGAATCGACAAAGCGATCGAAACAGCAGCCACATTAGCCGACCTCAGTGACTACAGCCTCACATATGTTTCCGGTTCAAAAGATTTCTGGAAAGAATTTATTGAAAAACAACTGGGAGAAGTAAAAGTATCCATCGTAAAAAATGTACTGGGTAATGAATATGAATATTTCAAAACTCTGAATAATATAAAATCGACAACAGGAATCCAGGCTAGACTTCCTTATGATGTTAAACCTTTATAATCCGAGATGCCGACAGAAAACAACATAAAAATACATACTCTGCTTTCCCCCCTCTCCTTCCTGTACGGATTGGGGGTAAGATTCCGTAATCAGCTTTTCGACTGGAAATGCTTAAAATCGGAATCATACCCCATACCTGTTATCTGTATCGGGAACCTGGCTGTGGGAGGAACAGGTAAAACACCTCATACCGAATACATTATCCGTCTACTGAAAGATACTTACAGAATAGCAGTGCTCAGCCGGGGATATAAACGAAAGACAACCGGTTTCATCCTGGCAAACGAACAAAGTACCAGCCTGAAGATTGGAGACGAGCCTTATCAGATGAAACACAAGTTTCCTGATATTCTCGTTGCAGTAGATGCCGACCGGCGTGAAGGTATCGGTAAATTACTGGCGCTTCCCTCCGAGTTACGACCGGAAGTGATCCTGCTTGACGATGCTTTTCAACACCGTTATGTCACCCCTTCTTTTTCGATCGTACTAACTGATTATCACCGCCTATTCTATAATGACAAACTTCTTCCGGCAGGCAGGTTACGCGAACCGATCTGCGGAATACGGCGTGCCGACATGGTGATCGTCACAAAATGTGAAGAAGATATGAAGCCGATCGAATACCGTATTATTGAGGAAAACATGAAGTTGCTGGCTCATCAGTCGATTCATTTCACCCATATTGCATATGCAGATATCAGACCGGTGTTTACCACTCATGCAAAGACTCTTTCCCGGCATGAGATCCGTAAAGAGGATGAGCTTCTGGTGTTATCGGGAATTGCTTCTCCTGACGGTTTTATCAAAGAAGCCAGGAAGCTATCGGATAAAGTAACCCCGCTGATATTTCCCGACCATCACGCTTTCGAGAAATCCGATATCCGCCATATTAAAAACGTATTCGATAAAATGAGTTCAACCGGCAGATACATTTTGGTCACAGAAAAGGATGCTGCCCGGTTAATAGATAATCCGTATATTCCTGAAGAATGGAAAACTTGTATGTATTATCTGCCGATCACAATAGAGTTTTGTCTGGATAAGAAATTCGACGATGAAATCAAAAAACATATAACAACTTTCCACAAAGATAAATTGTTACGATAAATAAAAGATGAACAAACGAACAGAAATAGGAACATTAGGTGAGTTTGGATTAATCCGTCACCTTACAGAGAAAATAGAGTTAAAAAACGAAAGTACGGTAAAAGGCGTTGGTGATGATGCCGCAGTACTCGATTACAAAGAAAAGCAAGTACTGGTGACAACCGATCTCCTGCTTGAAGGTATTCATTTCGACCTGACTTATGTTCCATTAAAACATCTGGGATATAAATCAGCTGTCGTTAACTTTTCCGACATCTATGCAATGAACGGAAAACCGAAACAAATGACCGTTTCACTCGGTATATCCAAACGTTTCTCAGTAGAAGATTTGGAAGAGTTCTATGCAGGACTTCAACTGGCATGCGACATTTATGGAGTTGATATTGTCGGAGGCGACACTTCCGCATCATTGACAGGTCTGTGCATCAGCATTACCTGCATCGGTGAAGGCGAGAAAGGCAAAATCGTTACCCGTAGCGGAGCCAAAGACACTGACCTGGTATGCGTATCCGGCGATCTGGGAGCCGCTTATATGGGT
This is a stretch of genomic DNA from Parabacteroides chongii. It encodes these proteins:
- the thiL gene encoding thiamine-phosphate kinase; translation: MNKRTEIGTLGEFGLIRHLTEKIELKNESTVKGVGDDAAVLDYKEKQVLVTTDLLLEGIHFDLTYVPLKHLGYKSAVVNFSDIYAMNGKPKQMTVSLGISKRFSVEDLEEFYAGLQLACDIYGVDIVGGDTSASLTGLCISITCIGEGEKGKIVTRSGAKDTDLVCVSGDLGAAYMGLQLLEREKRVFKGEKEFTPDFTGKEYLLERQLKPEARKDIIESLDKAGIVPTSMMDVSDGLSSELLHISKESNVGCRIYEDRIPIDYQTAAMAEQFNMNLVTAALNGGEDYELLFTVPLTDHDKVSDMKGVKVIGHITRPELGKYLVGRDGGEVELKAQGWNSLNE
- a CDS encoding arylsulfatase; translation: MKRRAFLKSSLLAGAGVGFNHSAQSAVSSLSEQNNEQREIKKKPHVIFIMTDQHRGDALGCMGNKAVISPNLDKLAAEGTLFVNGYSSAPSSTPGRAGLLTGLSPWHHGMLGYGRMAEQYKYEMPQMLRNLGYFTFGIGKMHWFPQKALHGFHATLIDESGRVESKDFISDYREWFQLNAPGKNPDLTGIGWNDHGAGIYKLDERLHPTTWTGQTACELIRNYDNDKPLFLKVSFARPHSPYDPPKRYLDMYKNADIPKPFIGDWCGQYAERLDPEKAASDAPFGNFGDEYAVNSRKYYYANITFIDDQIGQIITALKEKGMYDDAVICFTADHGDMLGDHYHWRKTYPYEGSAHIPYIVKWPSYVEKSVPAGTKIEQPVELRDFLPTFIDLAGGAVPPDMDGSSLLKLVQGHGNEWRKYIDMEHATCYSADNYWCALTDGKLKYVWNLHNGKEQLFDLVKDPGELVDCSANSKYGKQLKELREEMVKHLSERGDEFVKDGKLMTLEKTVLYSPNFPQK
- a CDS encoding alpha/beta hydrolase — protein: MIRKCMLLLVGASCLIGSVMAQDNPILLFPKGAPGETTKLIEKADTDGGKTGGETVLRVTNVSEPTITVYPAPDEVATGAAMVVCPGGGYNILAYDLEGDEVCEWLNNLGITAVLVKYRVPRREGREKHEAPLQDLQRAIGYVRAHAEEMNVDPLRIGVMGFSAGGHLSAMVSNNFEKRTYPAVDAADKVSCRPDFCLLVYPAYLDGENFQLASELKVTPATPPTMLIQAEDDKSYINSSLFYYYALKEAGVPAWMHLYSKGGHGYGLRDTGAAVNEWPDRAEDWFREIGVIE
- the sppA gene encoding signal peptide peptidase SppA, producing MKQFFKMMFASALGVFVAVGLISIVFVFTLIGIATSMSSTPDYTPKSNTVYKLTLDGSLSDNIQENPIAMLMGETEKALSLKDILSTIQTAKENKNIKGIYIEAKSLSTGTASLEAIRRALVDFKDSGKFIVAYSDNYTQGCYYLCSVADKVFLNPQGTLGLIGMASQTMFYKELLKKVGVDMMIFKVGTYKGAVEPFMLDKLSDANREQIQSYMGSIWENVTTGIAEARNIPVIDINNFANEGYAFAAAEKAVECGLIDELKYRTEAEEYIKELAGQSDKRLQTADISKIKSIKTIDREKTDRIAILYAEGEIKPEQPSSPYNAEQAITEKVANELIKLKNDENVKAVVFRVNSPGGSAFVSEQIWRQVVELKKVKPIVVSMGDVAASGGYYISCAASKIVAEPNTLTGSIGIFGIFPNVTGLFNKLSLTTDIVKTNTYADLGDMSRPMREDEKILIQSFVERGYDTFLTRCADGRDMSKEAINEIGQGRVWTGEQAKERGLVDELGGIDKAIETAATLADLSDYSLTYVSGSKDFWKEFIEKQLGEVKVSIVKNVLGNEYEYFKTLNNIKSTTGIQARLPYDVKPL
- the lpxK gene encoding tetraacyldisaccharide 4'-kinase — encoded protein: MPTENNIKIHTLLSPLSFLYGLGVRFRNQLFDWKCLKSESYPIPVICIGNLAVGGTGKTPHTEYIIRLLKDTYRIAVLSRGYKRKTTGFILANEQSTSLKIGDEPYQMKHKFPDILVAVDADRREGIGKLLALPSELRPEVILLDDAFQHRYVTPSFSIVLTDYHRLFYNDKLLPAGRLREPICGIRRADMVIVTKCEEDMKPIEYRIIEENMKLLAHQSIHFTHIAYADIRPVFTTHAKTLSRHEIRKEDELLVLSGIASPDGFIKEARKLSDKVTPLIFPDHHAFEKSDIRHIKNVFDKMSSTGRYILVTEKDAARLIDNPYIPEEWKTCMYYLPITIEFCLDKKFDDEIKKHITTFHKDKLLR